CCCCTCCTCCCATAGAAGTAGCGCTTCCCTTCGCGATGGCGGGACTATTGGCGGAACTCAGGCCTTGTTTCAACCTGATTTGCGCAAAATCAGAAGAATCCCGCAGCCGCGCCGACGGAAGGCTGCGTGATGCTGAGGAAGACAGAAGGCTGCGAATTATGAGCCAAACAAGAGCCGACGCCCAAAGAATGTGCGCGTCAGGCCGGTGAGTTGTGACATTTTCATCACAGCCATGCGGAAAAGTAGGACTCCGAAGCCGTTTCGCCAATCCGGACTGCACGCCCGCCTGAAAACAGGACTATGCAGCTCCGACAATCAATAGGAGACCCTGACATGCTGAACTTCCATGCCGCCCGTGCGAGCACATTGGCGCTTCTGACGGCCTTGGCCGCCGGTCAAACCGCTCTGGCGCAGGACCGGACGTCGGCGATCGATGCGCTCACGGATGAAATCGTGGTGACTGCAACCAAGAAGACGGATGCGGAAAATGTCCAGGACGTTCCCATTGCCGTGACGGCGTTCAATGGCGGCACGCTCGAAGCGCTGAAGGTCCGCAGTCTGGAAAGCCTGACCTTCTCCGCCCCCAATGTCAGCCTCGACGATATTGGCACGACGCGCGGCACGGCCAATTTCTCGATCCGGGGTTTGGGCGTGAACAGTTCGATCCCCTCCATCGATCCAACCGTTGGCGTCTTTGTCGATGGGGTTTATCTGGGGCTGAACTCCGGTGTCGTGTTCGATCTGTTCGATCTGGACAGCGTCGAGGTCCTGCGCGGCCCGCAGGGTATTCTATTCGGACGCAACACGACGGGCGGTGCGGTCCTGATCAATACCGGCAATCCGACGGATGAGTTCGAATATAAGGCGCGCGTCGCGGTCGAAAGTCCGCTGGACGACGATCGGGGTGGTATCAACAGCTTCATTCAGGGCACGGTTTCCGGCCCGATCATCGAAGGTCGTCTGAACGGGAAACTCGGCGGCTACTTCAATGGCGATTCTGGTTATTTCAAGAACCTCGCGACAGGCGATAATCACGGCGAGGCGCAGACCTATATCGGTCGTGGCGCCTTGGAATTCTTCGCCAGCGAGAATGTCACCATTCTGGCCAAAGGCGAATATTTCACTTCGGAAGGGGACGGTCCGTCAGCTCAGAACCGGGGTCTGTATGACCGTGAAAGCTTCGACTTCGCCGTCGACAATGAAGGATTTTACGACACGACGGCCTATACGGGATCGATCAAGCTGGACTGGGACGTGGCTCTGGGCGACGGCGTCATCACCAACATTTTCGGCTATCGCGACTTCAGCAGCGCTACGGATAGCGACATCGATGCGACCTCGCTCTTCCTGTTCCATTCCACGACGGAGCTTGAGCAGGACCAGATCTCCAACGAGCTGCGCTACACAGGCACGTTCGGACGGGCCGAAGTGACGACGGGCCTGTTCTATTTCGATCAGAGCGTGGCCTATACCGAAGTGCGGGATCTGCCGCCGCTATCACCGCTGACCTTTTATGGCGGCGGAATGCAGGATCATACGGTGCTGGGGTTGTTCGGTGCGGTCGATTTTTCTGTGACGGAACAGTTCATTCTGAACCTCGGCTTGCGTTATTCGGAAGAAGATAAGGACGCCGCCATTACCTATGTGCGTCCGCGTCCGATGTGCTCGGTCGTTGGTGGAACCTGCCCGACGACGGGAACCAATCCCTTTATTCCGACGGAAAATAACGGCTTCACGGACTCTGATAGCTGGAGCAATTTCTCGCCGCGTCTGGGCTTTCAGTATTTCCCAAATGACAACACGCAGTTCTATGGCAGCTGGTCGCGCGGCTACCGTTCCGGTGGCTACAACTTCCGGATCACGGCCCCGGCGGCCTTCGAAGCCATTTTCCCACCAGGTTCGGAGCGTGCTTTCGATGAAGAACAGGTCGACAGTTTCGAGCTCGGCGCCAAGCTGGAAAGCGATGACCGTCGCTGGCAGCTCAATGCCGCCATATTCGAAACTGGCGTGCAGGACATGCAGCGCGAGCTGAACCTGTCCGACCCGACTGCCGGCGTACTGCAGACCATTATCAACACGGCGGATGCGACCATCCGCGGCTTTGAGGTCGATGGCCGTTTCCGGGTTTCGGACAGCTTCCTGGTTACTGCCAATCTCGGGGTCATCAGCGCCGATTATGATGAAGTGCTGTTCGATATTTCCAGCGATGGCAATGTCGATACGGCGGATCTGGAACTTGCTCTGCCGCGTGTTCCGGACGCCACCTATGGCTTCGGCTTTATCCATGAGGCCGATCTGGGCAATGCCGGTGCGCTGACCAGCCGGTTGGACTTCCAGTATCGCGATGCTTTCGCCTATACGGACAATAATTTCGGCTGGGTCCAGGCTGCGAACATGCTGAACGGCAATGTCGCCTGGCAGACACCGATGGATGGGGTGACGCTGTCGCTCTACGCCCGCAACCTGCTCGACGAAGTGCAAGTGGGTGGTGATACGCAGCTGCCCTTTGGCGGGGCCGTCGCGCCGCTCGTGCCGGGCGCAACCAATCGCTCGACAGGCGTCAATGTGCCGTTCGGGGCCAACCCTGCAATCGGGACCTTCAGCCCGCTCAAAAAAGGCCGGCTGTTCGGTCTGGAGCTGACAATCCGCGGCTAGACCGCCATAGATTGAGAACATCAGGAACGGGCCTCGCTTCGGCGGGGCCTTTTTCGTCTCTCACCATGGTGTGCGGGTCACAATCTTGCGAGATCGGGTCGAAAAGGCTGAACGTTTCGCGCGGATAATCGTATGTAAGAGACGACCTATCGTCCATCCTGTCTTTCGGAGGCTCCATGACCCGCCCACTCCGCCTTGCTCTTCTTAGCGTTGCCTGCGCAGCTTTTCCCCTGGCCTGTGCCGCACAGGACAGCGTGACCGGTACGGCGGGGACGACCCTGGCCATGGAAACGCTGGCGGAATTTGACGGAGCCTGGGCGATGACCTTCCTGCCCGACGGGCGCGCCCTGGTGACCGAACAGAGCGGCACTATGTGGCTGCTCAATCGGCGCGGCACCAAGGTCGCCCGGATCGACAATATGCCCGAGGTCACGGAGCGAAATCAGGGCGGCATGGGCGACATCATTCTCGATCCGGCGTTCGAGACGAACAATATCGTCTATCTGTCCTATGTCGAACGCGATGCGGACGATGAGCGCCTGTCCGGCGCGGCTGTCGAGCGGGCGACGCTTGCGCTCGGGTCCAATGGCGGGGCGTTGGCCGACCGCGAAGTGATCTGGAGGCAATTTCCGAAAGTCACCGGTAATGGACATTATGGCCACAGGCTCGCCATTTCGCCGGACAATGCGGAAGGCGGCGGCGGCTATCTGTTCATCACATCGGGCGAACGTCAGAAATTCTACCCGTCACAGAATATGGACATGAATCTGGGCAAGATGGTCCGTATCAACCGGGACGGTTCGGTGCCCGAGACCAATCCCTTCTATGGGCAAGGCGGCGTGACCAGCGAAATCTGGTCATTGGGCCACCGCAATCCGCTCGGTATCGATTTCGATGCAGATGGGCGGCTTTGGTCACACGAAATGGGCCCGGCCCATGGTGACGAGTTGAACCTGATCATCCGGTCTGAGAATTACGGTTATCCGACCGTGTCCAATGGTGAGCATTATTCGGGGGTCGATATTCCGGATCATGTCGACATTCCCGTCTATGAACATCCCGCCGCCTGGTGGCATCCGGCGATCAGCCCGGCCGGTTTCGTCATTTATGACGGCGACCTGATCGAAGGTTTCAAGGGCGATGGCTTTATCGGCGGGCTCAGCTCCCAGGCGCTGGTCCGCGTCGTCTTCGATGAAGACAAGATCGAAGCTGCGGGTGATACGCCGTCCAAATCCGACCGTCGCCGCACCATTGCCAAGGAGGCGGAGCGTTTCGAATGGGGCGCGCGGATCCGCGAAGTGGAGCAGGGCCCGGACGGCGCGCTCTATGTGCTGGAAGACAATGAAGGGCGTCTGCTGAAGTTGACGCCGGGCTGATCAGCCAATCAGCGGATAGGTCGCTTCCAGATCATAGCGATTGGGGCCGCGCTTCTGCTGCCAGCTGCTGTACAGGCCGAACTGATCGACCAGAAACGGGCCGATCTCGGTATTGACGTGACGCTGTTCATAGGCCGCGATCCTTTCCAGATCGGGAAAAGGCTTGAGATAGGCCAGCGTCAGATGCGGTTTGAATAAGCGTTTTTCCATCGTGATCCCGACCTCGCGGGCGGCGCGGCGACAATGCTGATGCAATCGCGTCAGACCTGGATTGTCTGCCAGTTTCAGATGGATCTGATGCGGCTCCGCCCGACCGAAATGATCGGCCCCCCGCAAGGTCAACTCCATCGACGATAGCGGGCGGCGCGCCAGCTCCGCATCCAGCACTTCTGCCAGCAC
This genomic window from Algimonas porphyrae contains:
- a CDS encoding TonB-dependent receptor — protein: MLNFHAARASTLALLTALAAGQTALAQDRTSAIDALTDEIVVTATKKTDAENVQDVPIAVTAFNGGTLEALKVRSLESLTFSAPNVSLDDIGTTRGTANFSIRGLGVNSSIPSIDPTVGVFVDGVYLGLNSGVVFDLFDLDSVEVLRGPQGILFGRNTTGGAVLINTGNPTDEFEYKARVAVESPLDDDRGGINSFIQGTVSGPIIEGRLNGKLGGYFNGDSGYFKNLATGDNHGEAQTYIGRGALEFFASENVTILAKGEYFTSEGDGPSAQNRGLYDRESFDFAVDNEGFYDTTAYTGSIKLDWDVALGDGVITNIFGYRDFSSATDSDIDATSLFLFHSTTELEQDQISNELRYTGTFGRAEVTTGLFYFDQSVAYTEVRDLPPLSPLTFYGGGMQDHTVLGLFGAVDFSVTEQFILNLGLRYSEEDKDAAITYVRPRPMCSVVGGTCPTTGTNPFIPTENNGFTDSDSWSNFSPRLGFQYFPNDNTQFYGSWSRGYRSGGYNFRITAPAAFEAIFPPGSERAFDEEQVDSFELGAKLESDDRRWQLNAAIFETGVQDMQRELNLSDPTAGVLQTIINTADATIRGFEVDGRFRVSDSFLVTANLGVISADYDEVLFDISSDGNVDTADLELALPRVPDATYGFGFIHEADLGNAGALTSRLDFQYRDAFAYTDNNFGWVQAANMLNGNVAWQTPMDGVTLSLYARNLLDEVQVGGDTQLPFGGAVAPLVPGATNRSTGVNVPFGANPAIGTFSPLKKGRLFGLELTIRG
- the thpR gene encoding RNA 2',3'-cyclic phosphodiesterase is translated as MILFAAIRPPSGVIRAVTRLQKGVPGARWSPADKLHITVGYFGEVPDVLAEVLDAELARRPLSSMELTLRGADHFGRAEPHQIHLKLADNPGLTRLHQHCRRAAREVGITMEKRLFKPHLTLAYLKPFPDLERIAAYEQRHVNTEIGPFLVDQFGLYSSWQQKRGPNRYDLEATYPLIG
- a CDS encoding PQQ-dependent sugar dehydrogenase; protein product: MTRPLRLALLSVACAAFPLACAAQDSVTGTAGTTLAMETLAEFDGAWAMTFLPDGRALVTEQSGTMWLLNRRGTKVARIDNMPEVTERNQGGMGDIILDPAFETNNIVYLSYVERDADDERLSGAAVERATLALGSNGGALADREVIWRQFPKVTGNGHYGHRLAISPDNAEGGGGYLFITSGERQKFYPSQNMDMNLGKMVRINRDGSVPETNPFYGQGGVTSEIWSLGHRNPLGIDFDADGRLWSHEMGPAHGDELNLIIRSENYGYPTVSNGEHYSGVDIPDHVDIPVYEHPAAWWHPAISPAGFVIYDGDLIEGFKGDGFIGGLSSQALVRVVFDEDKIEAAGDTPSKSDRRRTIAKEAERFEWGARIREVEQGPDGALYVLEDNEGRLLKLTPG